CCACTGGTGTCGAGTTCGGCGCGGATGGAGCGCGATCGCATCTGCTCCACCACCGACTGGGCAAACGGTACCTGCTCCTCCGTCACGCACATCAGCCGCACTTGAACCGGAGCCAGCCACAGCGGAAAGTCGCCCGCATATTCTTCAATTAAAATCCCAATCAGCCGCTCCAGCGAGCCAAAGGGGGCGCGGTGAATCATCACAGGGCGCTTGCGGGAACCATCTTCGGCGACGTATTCCAAATCAAATCGCTCCGGCAGGTTGTAATCCACCTGCACCGTGCCTAGTTGCCACTCGCGATCGAGCGCATCCTGGAAGATAAAGTCCAGCTTTGGCCCGTAGAACGCCGCTTCGCCAATGCCCAGGAAGTGATCCATACCCAGCGTTTCGACTGCGCGGCGAATCGCGCCCTCGGCCTTGTCCCAGACCTCATCGGAGCCGATGTATTTATCCTGTTCTGGGTCGCGGAAGCTGAGGCGGGCGCGGAAGTTCTTAAGCTGGAGGCTCTTGAACACGTTGAGGATCAGATCCACCACGTTGAGGAATTCCTGATCGAGCTGCTCCGGAGTGACGAACAGGTGCGAATCATCCACCGTGAAGCCGCGCACGCGGGTCAAGCCGCCCAGTTCGCCCGACTGCTCATAGCGATAGACCGTGCCGAATTCTGCCAGCCGCATGGGCAGTTCTCGATAGGAGCGCAGTTGGCTTTTGTAAATCTGGATGTGGAAGGGGCAGTTCATCGGCTTGAGCACAAAGCCCTCTTCGTCCTGACGGGCTTCGTCATCGTCCGCCATCATGGGGAACATGTCTTCTTTGTACTTTTGCCAGTGCCCGGAGGTTTTGAACAGGTCGATGCGGGCGATGTGGGGCGTGACGACGGGCAGGTAGCCGCGCTTGATTTGCTCCTGCTTGAGGAAGTCTTCGAGGAGCGATCGCAGCAGAGTTCCCTTCGGAGTCCACAGGGGCAGCCCCGGCCCCACGATGTCGGTGAAGATGAACAGTCCCAGTTCTTTGCCCAGCTTGCGGTGGTCGCGGCGCAGGGCTTCTTCTTTGCGGCGGTGATATTCC
The Thermoleptolyngbya sichuanensis A183 DNA segment above includes these coding regions:
- the thrS gene encoding threonine--tRNA ligase; the protein is MSNAVPSAQPEDESAQKIYLPRTSESETLKKIRHTTSHVMAMAVQKLFPKAQVTIGPWIENGFYYDFDSPEPFTEKDLKAIKKEMTKIINRKLPVIREEVSREEAERRIKALGEPYKLEILADLKEPITIYHLGDQWWDLCAGPHVESTAELNPDAIALESVAGAYWRGDETKAQLQRIYGTAWETPEQLAEYHRRKEEALRRDHRKLGKELGLFIFTDIVGPGLPLWTPKGTLLRSLLEDFLKQEQIKRGYLPVVTPHIARIDLFKTSGHWQKYKEDMFPMMADDDEARQDEEGFVLKPMNCPFHIQIYKSQLRSYRELPMRLAEFGTVYRYEQSGELGGLTRVRGFTVDDSHLFVTPEQLDQEFLNVVDLILNVFKSLQLKNFRARLSFRDPEQDKYIGSDEVWDKAEGAIRRAVETLGMDHFLGIGEAAFYGPKLDFIFQDALDREWQLGTVQVDYNLPERFDLEYVAEDGSRKRPVMIHRAPFGSLERLIGILIEEYAGDFPLWLAPVQVRLMCVTEEQVPFAQSVVEQMRSRSIRAELDTSGERLGKMIRNAEKDKIPVMAVIGAKEMETQSLSIRTRASGELGALPVAEVLERLTGAIAHYGNF